tacttgTAATCTAAATGATCTATCCATTTGGTTTCTATAATAACTGAGGgataaaataatcatattttattataaaagcaCTCGTTAAATAGATCCTACCATAATCCTAATTTATATGTAGCCGCTCTAAACTCGTATGCATCATTTTTTGGGATGGATTGCTAGAcagaaaaaatcttcaatgttctgTGTTCTTTTATCATGAACAAATTATTTTTCTGCCCTGACAATCTATATCATATAATggtgttaatgttgttgttgtatttttggaatAACATTCTTATGTtgtcaatcaaagaaaacaacattGCTTTCCTCTGATGACaatattgagaaatttattcTTAAACATGATGTAAATTGCACCCAAAAAATGGGTGAATGGTAATAAATTAAAATGGAAACATAACATGttactttcaattttttattattcaccattttttatttgaaacttatTACCTCGATTTTTTACTAAAACCCAAGggatttccttattttattttattttttaattaaaaaagaaaatatattttcccTCGATTTTAAAACAGAACCGAGGGTTTTTGTTACACATCTACAACAACGAATCTATATCCTACATTCATAAAGGGACAACGCTCAAGATATTGTCAATATATCAATCCACAAGAAATTATCTACATCCCCCACTATATATCTTGTTTtctttcttgtgaaagcatttgCGATGAAATAAACATTTGTTCAAGATAATAAAATCTTGGAACTTAAAGAAGCTTGGAAAAGTTCTTTATGATGGACtgcaagtgcagaaaaaatatttttcaatgagTATTAACGCTTAAGACATCGCCCTTAGTGATTCACGTGAAACCTAAAAGAGATCCATTATAATAGcattaagaatatcaaaaattgataatgaaacatGAAGCGCTTGAAACGTAGAGAAGCTTGGAAGAACAAAAAattcctatgatggattgcaaaagcagaaaatatttggtttaatttttgtgttcttaaatatttacAAGAGCAAAAAATCATATAACtagatatttatttcatttatctatttttcttttatttatatctAAAACAAATGCAAGTAAAATAATTTGAGAATATACTCACATTCAACATTTGATCTTTCCCAAGATTCAACGATCCAACATCTGATCTTCATTGACAAATTagtttttactttaatattctgtgtaaacaatgtaatattccgTGTAAACAATTTAGtttgtaaataaattaatttattaatattctgtgtaaacaatgtaacacatgttttttaaaaaagaatttaTCTTACCCCTCAATTTTGTTCATATAATGAGAGGTATGTGGCgctagttttaaaaatataaaaaatctttTATGATGACATTCGTTACCTCGTTTTTATAGccgaaattaaatatattttgcgTCCGATGTTAAATGTGGTTTTTGTAGTAGTGTTTGTATCAAAAGCAGTTAACCTCTTTCATAATAGGTTTGATTGTCCTTGTACTcctattaaaaaaacattttatacTTATTTAcatgtaataataatataagttaattgaaAATGACATACTTATTtaaatgtaataataataataataataataataataataataataataataataataataataataataataataataataataataataataatagtagtagtaGTAGGTTTGTCTTATACCTATGGTATTATTTGGCCGAGGTTTTTTTAGTTGTAAAAGTTACTTTTAAGATGAAATTTAAAATAAGAGCATTATaaataaagttaaagttgtttggtaatatttataatttaactttaactttttttaaaactaaattgtTTGATATATAtctatgaaaatattttatttaacatatagatgaaataatctaaaaaaaaatgaGAAATCAAATATGATTTTTCGTCTAAAAACAGTGTTTGATGTAAAATATTTGCGAGTGAGTActgatttttattcatatttttaaaaataataaaatattagatATATGTGTAGAAATATTTTACtcaaaaataaatacaaattaaaataaaatactactataatACTAAAAGATATGAAATAtgttaagaaaattaaataaatatttttttataaatatttgacaaTATGTGAAGATAATGTTAGCACGTgagtgaatttttattttttgaattagataaaataaaataatataggaAGAATTATGAAAATATACGTTGAAatgaagaattaaaaaataatttatgataATGTGATAGTATAAATTGTGTTCAATGGgattcaaaaatatataataataaataagtaaatgtttTGAAAAGTTATTGTAAAATTACTTTTAACTGCTTTAATAGAAACtcgttaaattatatttttattcataaaataaaagttatttttttatatGGAGTTTTTTCTAAATATTATTTGACCCTATTTCTCCTTTAAAGTAAAAGATAATTCAACAAAAAGTCAGGACAAATGTACCAAAATACactcaaaataaataaaacagtttttttttttaattcaaaaaagcTGGAAAAAATACATTAGTATAAGAATCATTTACAAATATGTACAACTTTACAATTCAACTATAATATTCGTGTTCTATGTTTTTAAatctacaaataaataaaatcctaacCAAACGTGAGAGATAATTACAGAAGAAGGCTAACAACCATATAAATGAATTAATATTCAGGTAGATCTTGGATGAATCCCAATGCAGAAGGAGATATCAAACTTCCCAAAATCCCATATGGAGAATCAGAAAATTTATAAACTGGTCGAGATGAATTGTTTGGGCTAAAGAAATCATATGAAGTTGGAGTGAATAATGGCATCTCAGCAAATTTCATCATATTATTAGGACTTTGTTCATAATCAATATTGCTATTCACACCTCCCTTATCAACTGAGCTAGTTGTTGAAGTAGTTTCATGATCACCATCAAGGTGTTTGTAGTTGATACTATTGTTGTTTGATCCATCTGACAAAGATGAATCAAAATTCTCAGAAACCTCTTGCTGACGTGGCAGTGCTTGATTGGTAGTTGTCATGCCTGTAAGTCTTTGAACAAGAGCCATGAAATCTTGTGCTTTTGTATGAATAATCTTTGGTGATTGAGTGTATATGATGATGGGAACCCTTTGCTGTTTGTGTGACGAGTTAGGCTTGCGAATCATCAAAGGAGTAGGACGTGGACCAttgatgtttatcttttgttGTTGATCATAATTAAAACCATGCAATTTTGAAGTAGGTTTCATATTGAAGTTCAACTATTATTGCAACAAATTGaaagatatgtatatgaaaaAGAAAGGTGATGTTTGctaaaagaagaaagataaaagAGAAACTTGGTGAATAGGGAAGAGATGGTTGGTAGTGTATATATAGAAGGAGCAACTTTTTGGCCAATAATGCTGACCGTTGACATTGGTAGTACTAGATGATTGTGTTTTTTGATTTGACTGCTTGAGATTTTCGAACCTTTttactattaattaattaattacgtaCAATTTTTTGAAAAGGAATTTACTTAGAAGATACGTACTAACGtacaagaatgatgtttgatttgTAACTAGAGGAGAAAACAACAACACTTGTTGAAGAGAATTTCTTAAGTAGCGTGGGAGCCCATCTACTTAATACTTAAGGGTGTGTGTCAAAGGCACTTTGATGATATCCGATGGAGTTTTAATTTAGGGGAATAGTCATCTAATGCATCTCATACTTTTGAAAACCTGAAAATACATTTGTTAAAAGTATCCAAAATCAGACCAGTCATTGTATTTTagccaattattttattttatttttaaatttatttcggagatacatttccgtaTATTATTTAGGgtgtatttaaaaatgtatctctGTAAAAACTCATGTTCTCATTTATGGTGTTTTTTTCACCAAGTTGGATGATTTAACAACTCAATGacgatttcagatatgcatattcgaaaattGAATAAAACACCACCTTGCACGTTTTTCTTCCTCGTGATCAAAGGGAGCTTTACTCTTCAAAACCTTAAAAAAATTTCCTCCATTCTCAATCAACTTTTCAACACCAAAACATCATTCTTGTATTTTATCACATCAAAGAGAGCAAAAGAAGTTGAAATTTAAGGTAAAGTTTATTCATTTCATCTCTCATTTCTTGTATAAATAGAGGGTCTTCAATCTCATGTTCTTTGCATAAACACAACACACCAGAATGAATACATATCTCTATCTTGCATTTGTGTATTTCAAGGACGCAAAGCCCCACTTTCATTTAGGGTCTCCGGGGACATATCTCTGGTTGATCTGAAATTCAAATTGGATACTCTCCTGCGATATCAAAAAAATCGAAGAGTTGTCAAGCTCAAGCATGTTCACCTTGATTGACAAAGAAGGGGAGATGCGGTTCACCAATCTTGAATTGAAGACAGATGGGGATTTGAAGGCTATATGGAGTACATTTTACTGTTACTCATCAATGGGTTCGATTGAAGTGGATGTGAAAATTGCAAGATCGATCGAAGATATTCTAAGGATGTTGCAACTTCCCGAACCACCAGTTTGTAATGaaatataatgttaaatttatcttacccattatctatgtaatgttaagtattttttatgttaatttgTGTTGTTTTTCAAATATTCTTCCATTGTTTCTTGTTGTTTCTGGTTTGGCCTAACAGAAcatatttcagagatgcatctccgaaaagctCATTAAATTTTGACTTAAAGGTTGTTATGGAGATAAATCTTCGGACTTAATTTTGATAAAATAGAGGAAACTCACAAATTTATGCTAAGTAGTGTGTAAAAGGGAGTGTCTGGAGATGCATATTCGAATTTTAGAAGCAGTTGTGATTTTTCACCGAAAGCATAACTAAGGGATGAGTATTTCTCTTAAATTAAGTTCATAACACAATACtttattgtaaaattattttctcttaaagtaaataatttttttaattttcaattcaactaagtaataattttaattttaaggcCAAATACTTTTTTATCTTTAACTAGAGGTCtagtttggtcccttaacttttaataaaaagattaatTTGATCACTTTAATCTAAAAACAGGATTATGTTAGTCATTTCTTCCTAAATGTCCGTAACAacgttaatttttattttttgcgaCTGATTTAATGACGAAAAAATCGATCActaaaagttttttattttattttaattgagacCTCTAGTAGAAATTAGTGAGCTATACACCAAGGGATTAGGTATAGTGGTTTTGTTAATTCGCCGTGGAAATATAACGAAGTTTCATTCATGTAATGCATTAAACATCAACAGGGGAGAAATAAGGAATTCTAGGAAAAACCTGACTGCTTTCTCATAATTGTTATAACACTTTTGTTTTCTTGCAAATTAAACTCGAAACCCCCCATTTGTTACTTTCTTAACATTGTACAATATTTTCTGGTTAAATAGTAGCCCATATGGATACAATCTTATTTATTACTTCGACACTGTTGGCATATTTGTCGAGAAGTCATCACTCCCCTGATATCGCGCTTAATTTTTTATCTTAAAGTTTAATCAATTAAATGCAAATTAAGCAAGAATGAGTCATGTAGTAATAAGGCGATGCACAAACACActaaaaaccttttgaaattcttcatctttttcttaaaaCTAGTTCCGGAAAGTACTTAATCAATAAAGAAGTGCTCTTATCAACTGTGGAAGCAAAACTCAAATGTCTAATCTATTAGACCTTGATCTAATTGATTAGAGAAAGAGTAACACCTCATAAGAGATTAGGCATGCTTGTTAATCAATTAATTGACTTAACATATTAGGGTTTCTTTTTCTAGCTTAACCTAATTGGTTAGGTTGATGTTGAATCAATTAGGAAGTATCAAGGCCTGTGAGTTTTTTCTTTCCTCGCTTCTATATAAAAGAGTGTTTTTCCTATATAAAGTTGAACACGGTCCGTCCGAAAGTTAACTTTTGAACATCAAAATTTCCAGCAGAATTTACTCTAGAATTTCCCGCATATTGTTATTTCGGAAAAAAATTCATAGTAATGCCAGAAGTTTACTATCTCATGTGGAAATATCTGTAGTTTTTTCTGCAGATAATAGTATTCTAACGTTAATTTCCAGATACAcccttttaattattttgtaaatGAAATCATAGGAATAATATGGTACTGAGTGCTTCCCAAAATTAACTTTTAAATAAAAGTATTTGCAAACATTTATAGATTTTAGGAGAAACATGTGTAATGAATTACTCCCTCAATTTCAAAATGATCCTCGTTTAAAATTTTTCACACAAATTAAGGAATGCAATAATATTGTTATAACAAATTGCACTTTTACTATAACCTTATTAATGTGTTGGAAGTAGTGTACATAGTAATATAATGAAAGGACAcagttaaaatataataataatttctacATTGAAAAGTGTGAATGACATTTattttgaaacaaatattttttctaaaacaACAACCATTATGAAACGGGAGGAGTAAAAAAGGGGATTGCTCTTTTCACCCTTATGTGTGCATCCCACACCCACAAAAGTCTAAAAATGTTCTTTATGCATTTAGATATGTATCTTTGGACACACCCAAAATTACACCAAAATATGTTATTCTGAGATCCATCCcattttgcaaaaaaaatttgtccaaaaatatttttttgaacacACTCAAAATCACACCATAATGCGTTATTCTGAAATCCAccaaattttgttaaaaaatttgtctagagattcatctccgaacacacccaAATTTTCGCAAAATAAAAGTGGCTAAACAATTTGTGCTGAAATACGTGTAAGAAATGTGCGCCTGGAGATTATTATGACTTTTCAGAATGATGGACGAACACATATAAGAGTGTGGAACGAGTAAAAAAACACACATATAGGATTTTTGAGGAATTAATCTGTCACCTCCCCCCAAATTATACATGACACCCTCCATTTTAGGCGTTTTTACGTTAATGTCCTCATATATTctcgaaaattttgaaatttcttttgaATTACCGAAAATTTTATACATTACCGGAAATTTTATTAAAGTTACTGTTATTTAACGTAAGAGGTATCGTAAATTTCAAAGATTTTGTACCAGAGATTTCAAATTTTCGGTGAAGATATATAACATACTGGAAATTTTGAATTTTCCGATAactgaaaaaatccaaaaatttaaaatttccgatAAATCACAATAGAAAATTTCCCAAACTCAAACAATTTCCGGTATAAGCGCACTGCTTAGTACCGAAAATTTTGATTTTCACCCTAcaccaataataaattttttagataaaaaaattattttaagagaaAATTGCATTAGAGAcatttttggaataaaaaaaattggggtgcaaaGTATAATTGGGTGGCGGTAGATTAATTGTTCGAATATTTTAGTTGTAACTCTTAGCCGCCCGACCCACAGTCGGTGGTGCAAAACGATTTTAACTTTTGTATTATTATatttgacaatttctttatccaACCCCCAACCTTCTTAGATATCTGCATGAAATTCCTAAAACGCCcttatatttcggaagtgcatctccgaagacaaaaaatgggtgatttcggagatgcatctctgaaatcattttttttattttaaaaaaaggtgttttcggagatgcatcttcgaaaaggtgatttcagagatgcatctccgaaaaca
The Vicia villosa cultivar HV-30 ecotype Madison, WI unplaced genomic scaffold, Vvil1.0 ctg.001793F_1_1, whole genome shotgun sequence DNA segment above includes these coding regions:
- the LOC131636613 gene encoding VQ motif-containing protein 8, chloroplastic-like, yielding MKPTSKLHGFNYDQQQKININGPRPTPLMIRKPNSSHKQQRVPIIIYTQSPKIIHTKAQDFMALVQRLTGMTTTNQALPRQQEVSENFDSSLSDGSNNNSINYKHLDGDHETTSTTSSVDKGGVNSNIDYEQSPNNMMKFAEMPLFTPTSYDFFSPNNSSRPVYKFSDSPYGILGSLISPSALGFIQDLPEY